One window from the genome of Grus americana isolate bGruAme1 chromosome 14, bGruAme1.mat, whole genome shotgun sequence encodes:
- the LOC129212963 gene encoding protocadherin gamma-A10-like translates to MWAAWRRWGRRERALLWCVLVAAWEAAWGQLRYSLPEEMPKGSFVGDVAKDLGLDLPALRHRGVRIVDRGRTQYFALHGKTGHLVTAERIDREQLCRLVEKCVLRCEVIVEGEMQVHGIEVEITDINDNAPSFKEIELEERMSETTAPGWRFPLAEALDPDAGSNSVRRYELSGDEHFSLAVQAGPGGEQRPELVLAKALDREEAAFHELVLRASDGGEPSRTGTARIRVAVLDANDNAPVFSQAEYAVRVPEDVPVGSVLVTLTATDADEGMNGHVKYSLKKITEKASQIFQLDAETGAITLLRGLDFENGDFYELEVQARDGGELFDTAKVAITVTDVNDNAPELRVTSQLSAISEDAPSGTVVALLHVQDRDSGANGEVRCSIAERLPFRLEKTFEDYYRVVTAEELDREKVSEYNVTVRAADGGSPSLWSSAVLALRVLDVNDNAPVFAEARYSARLPENNAAGALVLTVRAADADWGQNARVRYRLSEGRVRGAPLSSYVSVQAETGALYALRSFDYEEVREVGLWVRAEDGGAPALSSNVSVRLVIVDENDNAPQVLYPPPAPAPGAGWAGVELAPRSAEPGALVAKVVAVDADAGQNAWLSYELAKATEPGLFRVGLHSGEVRTARFPLARDAARQSLVVVVKDHGRPALSATATLTVVLAESVAELLSELGSAAAAPGEPAGSLTRWLVVAVAAVSCLFLAFLLLALRLRRWRRSQLLAAGSGALRGVPASHFVGIDGVRAFLHSYSHEVSLTADSRKSQLRLSGGSCCDTLPARPPPAEPAPLLGEDPAGARRADPAAAPVSSSDRACSATLASAAPPPFPPLRLLRSFAQQRALCCRLLLAGGERGSGGGSRSVGLPWAGVSFQRGSGGLSRASRWLILSPDGGNSAFPAGMSSSERMWRLISTREAAAAWDMFPTAQVLEWGASVLKRSVKGPVPN, encoded by the coding sequence ATGTGGGCTGCGTGGAGACGGTGGGGCCGGCGTGAGCGAGCCCTGCTGTGGTGCGTGCTGGTGGCGGCGTGGGAGGCGGCGTGGGGGCAGCTGCGCTACTCGCTTCCCGAGGAGATGCCGAAGGGCTCGTTCGTGGGCGACGTGGCCAAGGACCTGGGGCTCGACCTGCCGGCGCTCCGACATCGCGGCGTCCGCATCGTAGACAGAGGTCGGACGCAGTATTTCGCTCTGCACGGGAAGACGGGGCATTTAGTGACGGCGGAGAGGATagacagagagcagctgtgcCGGCTGGTGGAGAAATGCGTGCTGCGGTGTGAGGTGATAGTGGAGGGGGAAATGCAGGTTCACGGAATCGAAGTGGAAATCACGGACATTAACGACAACGCCCCCAGCTTCAAGGAAATCGAGCTGGAGGAGAGAATGAGCGAGACGACAGCCCCGGGTTGGCGGTTTCCCCTGGCCGAGGCTCTCGACCCGGACGCGGGATCGAATTCCGTGCGGAGGTACGAGCTGAGCGGCGACGAGCACTTCTCGCTGGCCGTGCAGGCGGGCCCCGGCGGGGAGCAGCGTCCCGAGCTGGTGCTGGCGAAGGCGCTGGACCGGGAGGAGGCGGCGTTTCACGAGCTGGTGCTGAGGGCGAGCGACGGCGGCGAGCCGTCGCGGACGGGCACGGCGCGGATCCGCGTGGCCGTGCTGGACGCGAACGACAACGCGCCCGTGTTCAGCCAGGCGGAGTACGCGGTGCGTGTGCCGGAGGACGTGCCCGTGGGCTCCGTCCTCGTCACCCTCACGGCCACCGACGCCGACGAGGGGATGAACGGGCACGTGAAATACTCCCTGAAGAAAATCACAGAGAAAGCCTCGCAGATTTTCCAGCTGGACGCCGAGACGGGAGCGATCACGCTGCTGCGGGGCCTCGACTTCGAGAATGGCGACTTCTACGAATTGGAAGTGCAGGCACGCGATGGAGGAGAGCTTTTCGACACGGCGAAAGTCGCGATCACGGTGACAGACGTCAACGACAACGCGCCCGAGCTGAGAGTGACTTCTCAGCTGAGCGCGATCTCGGAGGACGCCCCGTCGGGGACGGTGGTGGCCCTGCTGCACGTGCAGGACCGGGACTCGGGGGCGAACGGCGAGGTGCGGTGCAGCATCGCGGAGCGGCTGCCGTTCCGTCTGGAGAAGACCTTTGAGGACTACTACCGCGTGGTGACGGCCGAGGAGTTGGACCGTGAGAAGGTGTCGGAGTACAACGTGACGGTGCGGGCGGCGGACGGCGGGTCGCCGTCGCTGTGGAGCAGCGCGGTGCTGGCGCTGCGGGTGCTGGAcgtgaacgacaacgcgccggTGTTCGCGGAGGCGCGCTACAGCGCCCGGCTGCCCGAGAACAACGCGGCGGGCGCGCTGGTGCTGACGGTGCGGGCGGCGGACGCGGACTGGGGTCAGAACGCGCGCGTGCGGTACCGGCTGTCGGAGGGGCGCGTGCGGGGCGCGCCGCTCTCGTCCTACGTGTCGGTGCAGGCGGAGACGGGCGCGCTGTACGCGCTGCGCTCCTTCGACTACGAGGAGGTGCGCgaggtggggctgtgggtgcggGCGGAGGACGGCGGGGCGCCGGCGCTGAGCAGCAACGTGTCGGTGCGGCTCGTGATCGTGGACgagaacgacaacgcgccgCAGGTGCTGTACCCGCCGCCGGCGCCGGCGCCGGGCGCGGGCTGGGCGGGCGTGGAGCTGGCGCCGCGCTCGGCCGAGCCCGGGGCGCTGGTGGCCAAGGTGGTGGCGGTGGACGCGGACGCGGGGCAGAACGCGTGGCTGTCGTACGAGCTGGCCAAGGCGACGGAGCCGGGGCTGTTCCGCGTGGGGCTGCACAGCGGCGAGGTGCGCACGGCGCGCTTCCCGCTGGCCCGCGACGCGGCGCGGCAGAgcctggtggtggtggtgaaggaCCACGGGCGGCCGGCGCTGTCGGCCACGGCCACGCTGACGGTGGTGCTGGCCGAGAGCGTGGCCGAGCTGCTGTCGGAGCTgggcagcgcggcggcggcgccgggcgaGCCGGCCGGCAGCCTGACGCGGTGGCTGGTGGTGGCCGTGGCCGCCGTGTCCTGCCTCTTCCTcgccttcctgctgctggcgCTGCGCCTGCGGCGCTGGCGCCGCTCGCAGCTGCtggcggcgggcagcggcgccTTGCGCGGCGTCCCGGCCTCGCACTTCGTGGGCATCGACGGCGTCCGCGCCTTCCTGCACTCCTACTCGCACGAGGTGTCGCTCACCGCCGACTCGCGCAAGAGCCAGCTCCGCTTGTCGGGCGGCAGCTGCTGCGACACcctcccggcccggccgccgcccgccgAGCCCGCGCCGCTGCTCGGGGAGGACCCTGCCGGCGCCCGCCGCGCCGaccccgccgctgccccggtGAGTTCCTCTGACCGCGCTTGCTCCGCGACGCTTGCCTCCGCTGCTCCTCCGCCCTTTCCCCCGCTCCGTCTCCTGCGAAGCTTCGCTCAGCAGCGCGCTCTGTGCTGCCGCCTCTTGCTCGCGGGCGGTGAACGTGGGAGTGGGGGAGGCAGCCGGAgcgtggggctgccctgggctggggttTCGTTCCAGCGGGGCTCTGGGGGTTTGTCACGCGCCAGCCGGTGGCTCATTTTGTCCCCTGACGGCGGTAATTCCGCTTTTCCTGCCGGTATGAGCTCTTCGGAGCGGATGTGGCGCCTGATTAGCACgcgggaggcagcagcagcgtgggaTATGTTCCCGACGGCGCAGGTGCTGGAGTGGGGGGCGAGTGTCTTGAAACGGAGCGTGAAAGGCCCCGTGCCTAACTGA
- the LOC129212961 gene encoding protocadherin gamma-B5-like: protein MAGGPGPVPGRVPGRVPVPSRGRAAGRVLLAALLLGSWCRAAPERIRYAIPEELGRGSLVGPLARDLGLSPAELPARKLRVASAAKRQLKYFTVSEETGNLYVSERLDREEMCGESASCSVSFEALVQNPLNVFHVEVAIQDVNDNTPAFSKPALDLEIGEWTLPGARFPLEMARDADVGSNSLLTYELTGDPSFSLAVKESSGGKQQPELVVERALDREKQSSFQLVLTAVDGGEPVRSGTVQVRVNVTDANDNAPVFSKGVYEARVRENLPAGSLVLRVRATDADAGSNGRVSYSFGNVPDGVRALFSVDSDSGEVRTAGPLDFEERSKYGFGLEARDGGGLTAHCEVQIDITDENDNAPEITMLSVSSPVPEDAPAGTVVAVVKVRDRDSGENGQVWCELSGEAPLSIVASSGGSYKVVTSSALDREQAAEHRVTVVARDRGIPALSSRTALVLEVSDVNDNAPVFEEAAYSAYVAENNAAGAAVLRVRARDADAGANGRVSYWLAGGSAGAAPYVSVEARSGAVYAQRSFDYEQCREFAVAVRAQDGGAPARSSTATVRVFVLDRNDNAPRVLWPAAGAGAAAGAAGAAPVPAAAPFEVVPRSAEAGYLVAKVVAVDADAGRNAWLSYELVQAPEPALFRVGLHSGEVRTARAVSERDAAKQRLVAVVKDHGQPALSATATLHVVLAESLQEALPELSERAAGADSPAELQFYLVLALALLSALFLLSVALAVLARVRRAGPPAVLRCLGAQRFSVAGAAFPADFCEGTLPYSYNLCVAPGRAVAEAAWLPPPPPLPSLPAEELVGGEPCGKRSPSSSAGAGEPPADADAPQVCKPARSLSLSLSQPHAEAAALRCAVLRGLPDLSFHERMTRSCAVSFLAAGSVERFLPSSLCCRKCYRYAVAPG from the coding sequence AtggcgggcgggccggggccggtgcCGGGGCGGGTGCCGGGGCGGGTGCCGGTGCCGAGCCGCGGGCGAGCAGCCGGGCGAGTGCTGCTGGCCGCTTTGCTGCTGGGCTCGTGGTGCCGGGCGGCGCCGGAGCGGATCCGCTACGCCATCCCcgaggagctgggcagaggcTCGCTGGTGGGGCCGCTGGCGCGGGACCTGGGGCTGAGCCCGGCCGAGCTGCCGGCACGCAAGCTGCGGGTGGCGTCTGCCGCTAAAAGGCAGCTGAAATACTTCACGGTGAGCGAGGAGACCGGGAACCTGTACGTGAGCGAGCGGCTGGACCGGGAGGAGATGTGCGGCGAGTCGGCGTCCTGCTCCGTCAGCTTCGAGGCGCTGGTGCAGAACCCGCTGAACGTTTTCCACGTCGAGGTGGCCATCCAGGACGTTAATGACAACACACCGGCCTTCAGCAAGCCTGCTCTGGACCTCGAGATTGGTGAATGGACGCTTCCCGGTGCTCGTTTCCCGCTGGAGATGGCCCGAGACGCGGACGTGGGCAGCAACTCGCTGCTGACTTACGAGCTCACTGGCGACCCGTCCTTCTCGCTGGCCGTCAAGGAGAGCTCGGGTGGGAAGCAGCAGCCGGAATTAGTGGTGGAGAGAGCGCTGGACCGTGAGAAGCAGAGCTCCTTTCAGCTGGTGCTGACGGCGGTGGATGGCGGGGAGCCGGTGAGGTCCGGGACGGTGCAGGTTCGCGTCAACGTGACGGACGCCAATGACAACGCGCCCGTGTTCAGCAAAGGCGTGTACGAGGCGCGAGTGCGGGAGAATCTGCCGGCGGGGTCGCTGGTGCTGCGGGTGCGAGCCACGGATGCGGACGCGGGCTCCAACGGGCGGGTCTCCTACTCCTTCGGCAACGTCCCGGACGGCGTCCGCGCCTTGTTCAGTGTCGACAGCGACAGCGGCGAGGTCAGGACGGCGGGGCCGCTCGACTTCGAGGAAAGGAGCAAGTACGGCTTCGGCCTGGAGGCGAGGGACGGGGGCGGGCTGACGGCTCACTGCGAAGTGCAGATAGACATCACCGACGAGAACGACAACGCGCCCGAAATCACGATGCTGTCGGTGTCGAGCCCGGTGCCCGAGGACGCGCCGGCCGGCACGGTGGTGGCCGTGGTGAAAGTGCGGGACCGGGACTCCGGGGAGAACGGTCAGGTGTGGTGCGAGCTGTCGGGCGAGGCGCCGCTGTCGATCGTGGCGTCGTCGGGCGGCTCGTACAAGGTGGTGACGTCGAGCGCGCTGGACCGGGAGCAGGCGGCCGAGCACCGTGTGACGGTGGTGGCCCGGGACCGGGGCATCCCGGCGCTGTCGAGCCGCACGGCGCTGGTGCTGGAGGTGTCGGAcgtgaacgacaacgcgccggTGTTCGAGGAGGCCGCCTACAGCGCCTACGTGGCGGAGAACAacgcggcgggcgcggcggTGCTGCGCGTGCGCGCGCGGGACGCGGACGCGGGCGCGAACGGGCGCGTGAGCTACTGGCTGGCGGGCGGCAGCGCGGGCGCGGCGCCGTACGTGTCGGTGgaggcgcggagcggcgcggtGTACGCGCAGCGCTCCTTCGACTACGAGCAGTGCCGCGAGTTCGCGGTGGCGGTGCGGGCGCAGGACGGCGGGGCGCCGGCGCGGAGCTCGACGGCGACGGTGCGCGTCTTCGTGCTGGACCGCAACGACAACGCGCCGCGGGTGCTGtggccggcggcgggcgcgggagcggcggcgggagcggcgggggcggcgccgGTCCCGGCCGCGGCGCCGTTCGAGGTGGTGCCGCGGTCGGCCGAGGCCGGGTACCTGGTGGCCAAGGTGGTGGCGGTGGACGCGGACGCGGGGCGCAACGCGTGGCTGTCGTACGAGCTGGTGCAGGCGCCGGAGCCGGCGCTGTTCCGCGTGGGGCTGCACAGCGGCGAGGTGCGCACGGCGCGGGCCGTGTCGGAGAGGGACGCGGCGAAGCAGCGGCTGGTGGCCGTGGTGAAGGACCACGGGCAGCCGGCGCTGTCGGCCACGGCCACGCTGCACGTGGTGCTGGCCGAGAGCTTGCAGGAGGCGCTGCCGGAGCTGAGCGAGCGGGCGGCGGGCGCCGACTCGCCGGCGGAGCTGCAGTTCTACCTGGTGCTGGCGCTGGCGCTGCTCTCCGCCCTCTTCCTGCTGAGCGTGGCGCTGGCCGTGCTGGCGCGGgtgcgccgggccgggccgcccgccGTGCTGCGCTGCCTGGGCGCGCAGCGCTTCTCCGTGGCCGGCGCCGCCTTCCCGGCCGACTTCTGCGAGGGCACCTTGCCCTACTCCTACAACCTGTGCGTGGCGCCGGGACGCGCCGTCGCCGAGGCCGCTtggctgccgccgccgccgccgctgcccagCCTGCCCGCGGAGGAGCTTGTCGGCGGGGAGCCCTGCGGGAAGCGGAGCCCGAGCAGCAGCGCCGGCGCGGGAGAGCCGCCCGCCGACGCCGACGCACCGCAGGTCTGTAAGCCCGCGCGGTCCTTGTCCCTGAGCCTTTCCCAACCTCACGCCGAGGCTGCTGCGCTGCGCTGCGCTGTGCTGCGGGGTCTTCCCGACCTCTCTTTCCACGAACGAATGACACGCTCCTGCGCCGTGTCCTTCTTGGCAGCAGGCTCAGTGGAGAGGTTCTTGCCATCCAGCTTGTGCTGCAGAAAATGCTACAGGTATGCTGTAGCTCCTGGATAG